A genomic region of Raphanus sativus cultivar WK10039 chromosome 6, ASM80110v3, whole genome shotgun sequence contains the following coding sequences:
- the LOC108833515 gene encoding pectinesterase inhibitor 11 encodes MAKLYQTLFLILSISYFFSLELTAASPAGASNKAVNFIQSSCKTTTYPTVCFRSLSAYANAIQTSPQRLAETALAVTLSRVQSTKLFVSRLTRFKTLKKREVEAVKDCVEEINDTIERLTKSVQEMKLCGSAKNQEQFAFHMSNAQTWTSAALTDENTCSDGFSGRFMDGRIKNSVRARIVNMGQETSNALSLINAYGKKY; translated from the coding sequence ATGGCAAAACTATATCAAACTCTCTTTCTAATCCTCTCAATCTCCTACTTCTTCTCGCTGGAGCTCACCGCAGCCTCACCTGCCGGAGCTTCCAACAAAGCAGTGAACTTCATCCAATCCTCTTGCAAAACCACCACATACCCAACCGTGTGCTTCCGTTCCTTATCCGCCTACGCAAACGCCATCCAAACAAGCCCTCAACGCTTAGCCGAGACCGCTCTAGCCGTTACCCTAAGCCGAGTCCAATCCACGAAGCTCTTTGTCTCGCGTCTGACGCGTTTCAAGACCCTTAAAAAGCGCGAGGTTGAAGCCGTCAAGGACTGCGTCGAGGAGATCAATGATACCATCGAACGTTTGACCAAGTCGGTCCAAGAGATGAAGCTATGTGGTAGTGCCAAGAATCAAGAACAGTTTGCGTTCCACATGAGTAATGCTCAGACTTGGACTAGTGCTGCTTTGACTGATGAGAACACTTGCTCCGATGGGTTCTCGGGTCGATTTATGGATGGACGGATCAAGAACTCGGTTCGGGCTAGAATCGTTAACATGGGCCAGGAAACCAGCAACGCATTGTCCTTGATTAATGCATATGGTAAAAAGtactaa
- the LOC108833516 gene encoding pectinesterase inhibitor 11-like, with translation MAKHYKVFFLVLSISYLFSGELTAAATETTTTTEKALSFIISSCKTTTYRSLCVHSLSTYANTIQTNPQRLVKTALSVTMKHAQSTKLLVSHLKNSQFRTLQDCAPSPDVYNTDRLTEAILELKRSDSESVHSQFLFHVSKAQALFISASDDWEVENTCSGSFLSTTKSVQARLVNLRKETSNVMSLFNAFAKE, from the coding sequence ATGGCAAAACACTACAAAGTTTTCTTTCTAGTCCTCTCCATCTCCTACCTCTTCTCAGGGGAGCTCACTGCCGCCGCCACAGAGACTACCACCACCACCGAAAAGGCCCTAAGCTTCATCATATCCTCTTGCAAAACCACAACGTACCGATCCTTGTGCGTTCACTCTCTATCCACTTATGCCAATACGATCCAAACAAACCCTCAACGCCTCGTAAAAACCGCTTTATCAGTGACCATGAAACACGCCCAGTCCACCAAGCTCTTAGTCTCGCACCTAAAGAATAGTCAGTTCCGGACCCTCCAGGACTGTGCACCGAGCCCGGACGTTTACAATACTGACCGTCTGACCGAAGCGATCCTGGAGCTGAAGCGTTCTGACAGTGAGAGTGTTCATAGCCAGTTTTTGTTTCACGTGAGCAAGGCGCAAGCGTTGTTCATTTCGGCTTCGGATGACTGGGAGGTGGAGAACACTTGCTCAGGTAGCTTTTTGAGCACAACAAAGTCAGTCCAGGCACGGCTAGTTAACTTGCGCAAGGAAACAAGCAATGTCATGTCTTTGTTTAATGCATTTGCTAAGGAGTAG
- the LOC108809144 gene encoding chloride conductance regulatory protein ICln isoform X2, with protein sequence MVVGGLREFALRRNGDGSPALDESNGEELMHVQPSVAVALGSRSVESPGTLYITSRKLIWLSDVDVAKGYAVDFLSISLHAVSRDPQTYSSPCIYTQIEVVEDDEDDTESTGVLDLSKIREMRLVPSDSTQLDTLFDVFCECAELNPEPVEEEEEESGHNWVFSADQMVVGGGGEEDAEWQISQSPTSVIGHSNGGDESIAQPMLELRINDQRFDDAEEMVHESETKDH encoded by the exons ATGGTGGTTGGTGGTCTTAGAGAGTTCGCGCTCAGAAGAAACGGAGATGGCTCACCAGCTCTGGACGAGTCTAACGGCGAGGAGCTTATGCACGTGCAGCCTTCAGTCGCCGTCGCTCTCGGCAGCCGCTCCGTCGAGTCTCCCGGAACTCTCTACATCACTTCCAG GAAACTGATTTGGCTGAGTGATGTAGACGTGGCGAAAGGCTACGCCGTGGATTTCTTGTCGATATCGCTTCACGCGGTTTCTAGAGATCCACAAACTTATTCATCTCCTTGTATCTATACTCAG attgaagttgtagaagatgatgaggatgatACAGAGTCCACTGGAGTGTTGGACTTGTCTAAGATCAGAGAGATGAGGCTTGTTCCTTCTGACTCTACTCagt TGGATACTCTGTTTGATGTGTTCTGCGAATGTGCTGAGCTGAATCCAGAACCAGTTGAAG aagaagaagaagaaagtggaCATAACTGGGTGTTTAGTGCTGATCAGATGGTTGTTGGTGGTGGAG GGGAAGAAGATGCAGAATGGCAAATATCTCAGAGCCCGACGAGTGTGATTGGTCATTCCAATGGAGGAGATGAAAGCATTGCTCAGCCTATGCTCGag CTCCGGATCAATGATCAGAGGTTTGATGATGCTGAAGAGATGGTTCATGAAAGCGAGACCAAAGATCACTAA
- the LOC108809144 gene encoding chloride conductance regulatory protein ICln isoform X1, with product MVVGGLREFALRRNGDGSPALDESNGEELMHVQPSVAVALGSRSVESPGTLYITSRKLIWLSDVDVAKGYAVDFLSISLHAVSRDPQTYSSPCIYTQIEVVEDDEDDTESTGVLDLSKIREMRLVPSDSTQLDTLFDVFCECAELNPEPVEEEEEEESGHNWVFSADQMVVGGGGEEDAEWQISQSPTSVIGHSNGGDESIAQPMLELRINDQRFDDAEEMVHESETKDH from the exons ATGGTGGTTGGTGGTCTTAGAGAGTTCGCGCTCAGAAGAAACGGAGATGGCTCACCAGCTCTGGACGAGTCTAACGGCGAGGAGCTTATGCACGTGCAGCCTTCAGTCGCCGTCGCTCTCGGCAGCCGCTCCGTCGAGTCTCCCGGAACTCTCTACATCACTTCCAG GAAACTGATTTGGCTGAGTGATGTAGACGTGGCGAAAGGCTACGCCGTGGATTTCTTGTCGATATCGCTTCACGCGGTTTCTAGAGATCCACAAACTTATTCATCTCCTTGTATCTATACTCAG attgaagttgtagaagatgatgaggatgatACAGAGTCCACTGGAGTGTTGGACTTGTCTAAGATCAGAGAGATGAGGCTTGTTCCTTCTGACTCTACTCagt TGGATACTCTGTTTGATGTGTTCTGCGAATGTGCTGAGCTGAATCCAGAACCAGTTGAAG aagaagaagaagaagaaagtggaCATAACTGGGTGTTTAGTGCTGATCAGATGGTTGTTGGTGGTGGAG GGGAAGAAGATGCAGAATGGCAAATATCTCAGAGCCCGACGAGTGTGATTGGTCATTCCAATGGAGGAGATGAAAGCATTGCTCAGCCTATGCTCGag CTCCGGATCAATGATCAGAGGTTTGATGATGCTGAAGAGATGGTTCATGAAAGCGAGACCAAAGATCACTAA
- the LOC130497042 gene encoding uncharacterized protein LOC130497042, whose protein sequence is MAFWSAENATKAYLTTLKTDQRTKEPNVAEFISALAAGNNARKIAVACAGAANADILAALIAAANQTRGQVVCVLRGIEELIISKKMLEPSEIHHIQFVVGESNDNALISDHFGEADFVLVDCNIKNHQDIVRKIVNHHEENARNGGGSGAAVVVGYNAFSRGSWRFSDGRKTQFLPIGEGLLVTRVNDDGNYNQKMVKKNNDDHHQHHDHVRKSHWVVKVDKCTGEEHVFRVRVPRGEAIIEA, encoded by the coding sequence GATCAAAGAACAAAAGAACCAAACGTGGCTGAATTCATATCGGCTCTAGCCGCGGGAAATAACGCAAGAAAGATCGCCGTGGCTTGTGCCGGAGCAGCAAACGCTGACATACTCGCTGCCCTAATCGCTGCGGCTAATCAAACGCGCGGTCAAGTGGTATGCGTTTTACGTGGCATCGAAGAACTCATCATATCCAAGAAAATGTTGGAACCATCAGAGATTCATCATATACAATTCGTAGTCGGAGAATCTAATGACAACGCTCTAATTAGTGACCATTTCGGAGAAGCTGATTTCGTCCTCGTTGATTGTAACATCAAGAACCACCAAGATATCGTTAGAAAGATCGTTAATCACCACGAAGAAAACGCAAGAAACGGCGGTGGAAGCGGTGCGGCGGTTGTGGTGGGTTATAACGCGTTTTCGAGAGGATCTTGGAGGTTTAGCGATGGGAGGAAAACGCAGTTTTTGCCTATAGGTGAAGGGTTGCTGGTGACAAGGGTCAACGATGATGGTAACTATAACCAGAAGatggtgaaaaaaaacaatgatgATCATCATCAGCACCATGACCATGTGAGAAAGAGTCATTGGGTGGTGAAAGTCGATAAGTGCACAGGAGAGGAGCATGTGTTTAGGGTAAGGGTTCCACGAGGAGAAGCCATTATTGAAGCTTAA